Genomic segment of Edaphobacter bradus:
GCGAAAGGGCAGGGGACTCAAGCCCCGCCAGAAGCTGCATCTTCAGCGGATTCGCCGCAACCAGGCTGTAGTCCGAGCTCAGCAGACCGTTCGCGTCCTCTCCATTCAGCGCCCACGAGCTCCAGCTCAGCTCAGGGTTCCTCCCCAGAAACGCGACCAGCGCCCCGAACCACTGTCCCTCCGAACCCGGCGCGCTGCCGCTGATGTCCTCCGTCCTGTTCGTCGTCCCGAACTCGCCCAGCCACACCGGAGCGATACCCTCCCGGCTCACATACGCCCAGTGCCTGTCCCACACGTTCTCCAGGCTCGCCGGGGTCGTCTCCGCGTTGAACCACTTCTGCTGGTACTCGTTCGGCCCATAGCTGTGCGCCGAATAGACCAGCTGCCTCGGGACCGCCAGCCGCACCGGCGCGCGCCGGACGCCCTCAAGGTTTCCGCCCCACCAGTAGAAGTCGTTGTTGTACGCATCGACGCCTTCGACAAACACGATCAGCCGCGGATTCACCCGCAGCACCGCATCGCCGCCGCGCTCTGCCGCCAGCCGCCAGTCACGCTCGCCCCCGCAGCCCCAGCACGCTCCGCCCGAGTTCGCATTGTGCGGCTCGTTCCGCAGATCGACGCCAATCACCGTCGAGTTGCCCAGATAGCGTCGCGCCAGCCGCTGCCAGTCCGCGATCCACGCCTGCTCCGGATACTCCGCCGTATACCAGAGCCCGCTCGCCTCCGCGCTGTCGCCGGCCTCCGAGCGGTGATTGTCCAGAATCACTTTCAGTCCGAGCTTCCCGGCCTCTTCAACGATCCGGTCCAGGATCTCAAGCGAGGTCAAACCGCGAAGGTCCATGTTGATTGGCCCGTGATCGTTCTCAAAGCTGATTGCCTCGGGGACCACAGGGCTCTCCACCATCTGGCTGGAGAAGGGAATCCGCACCGTGTTGAAGCCGTTCTCGCGGATCGTGCGCAGGATGGCGCGGTAGTCCTGCTGGGTCAGCCCGCCCGGGACCTGGCGCACCGTCTCAAGCCCATACCAGTTGATGCCCTGAATGCGCACCGTCCGGTTCTGCTGGTCGAGGATGAGGTTTCCGCTCGTATGCCAGTACCCGCTGTCCGGAGCGCGAACCGCCGCCTCAACGACGTGGGCATGCCCGGGAACCGCGTGGCTTGCAACCCGAACCGTTGTAGCCGGCGAAACTTGAAACGCAGAAACAACCACCGCAAAGAAGTGAAGGAGAAAGGAATAAATACTGCTCACAGGATGCTCCATTTCCGCCGATTGTCAGTTGGGCTTTCGAATCACGTCATGTTGTTCGCTCGAAAGCCGCTCCATCGGCCACTGGCTCAGCCACGTCCCTCCAAATGGTCATCTACCTTACTACCGAGGTAACTAGGCTGCCCGATTAAGAGGTAATCACCGCCTTATTACTTTGACAACAGAATTTAGGCAAAAATTTGCCTAATCAAAATCAATTCGGGAAGACACTCGCCTCGAAAACACAGTCTTTTGACAACACACACAGATGATTTTCTTGGGAAACGACTGGGGCAATCCGCTAAAAACGCAAGATACCAAAGGATTTCGCGGAAGATTCGATGCTCTCGACCTGGGAGAAATTGTTACAAGATGTTAATTACTATGGTAATAATCAGGAAAAATAAGCTTTCAAAGAAATAGGCCTTGCATTAAGTCAGGTGATGCATTGCGCGAGCCCGACCTGCAACCTCAAGCTCGCGCAAGTTGTAACCTCTACGACCAACTACGAGGCGCGACGGCGACGCGCAACCTTGACCACACCGGAGAGTCCCGTAAGAAGAAACACAACCGTACTCGGCTCAGGCGTCGGCGTGGGCGTCCCGCCGCCGCCACCCGGAGGAGGCTGATCTCCTCCACCACCTGGCGGTACATTCGGGGGCGTCTTGCCGCCCGGGGGGAAACCGCTGCCGCCAATCGGAGGCGCAGAAGGGAAGCCGGGATACGACGGCGACACGCCGCCAGGAAACACCGGGGGCGGATACGACTGAAGGAGGCCGCCGTCGTTGCCCTGAGCCAGATCAATCGGCTCCGCAGTATCCTGCGCAAAGATGAAGTCCGGCATGGCTACAGGCTCAAGATCTCCGCCATCAGGCTCGTCCAGCGGAAGGTCACCGCAGGAGAGTGTGAACTTCTTCAGCATCTCGGACCGCGACATCCTCGGGCGCAGATGACGCGCCGGCAGAACTTTGGGCTTTGCAGGCGTCGTCGTCGGCTTCTTCAATGCAGCAATCTTGCGGTGGGCATAGCGGTGCATCCGGCGATGAGCCGCGGCTGCCCGTTTCACGGTGGGCGAGTGCTTCAGCGAGTTCTTATAGTCAGTCAGCCACTTCTCACAGTCCGTCGAGGCGTGTACGCCCTTCGCGGCGGTGATGCTAACCAGAAAGAGAACCAAGACATAAGCCAAGCGACGCATGCAGTGTACCCAGGGTCCTGAGCGGGGTGAGCCCGCTCGTAATTCAAACTATGCCCTGAATACAGCAATTCGGTGGCCACTTTTAGAAGCCGCTTAGGGCAACTCCATTTCCCCTAAAGTGCTGCAAAATTGTGCAATCTCGCAAAACAAGGGGAAAGGGTTTTCCACGTTGCGTGTGTAATGAAATGCACAGTTGCAGTCTTAGTTAACCCCTCCGCCGGCTCGCAATAAGGCGGTCAATTCAGGCGCGTCGCGCCGCCATCTTACGGCCCTTCGTCGAATGGCTGGTGGATGCCGGCCAGACTGGCGGGGCCTCAGGAGCTTTGGGCGCCTCAGGAACTTCAGCACGCGGAGCAGCCTCGGGAATCGGCGCCTTCTCAGCTAACGGCTCCAGATAACGCTTCCACGCATCCGACTCTGCAACCTGCTTCAGGATCAGATTGCGGTCCTTCAACTGCGAGAGGAGATACCGGGCCAGCAACGGTGCCATCACGGCTCTGCGCAGCTCCGGGCGGGCCTCAAACCTCACCAGGTCCCGCACCCGCGTGCCGTCATCGACCGCTGTGAAGTGGTGCTCATGTTCCAGTCTTCCGAATACGCCGCTCTCAAGGACCTCAAGAAAGTAAGCGAAGGGCCGTAACACCTCGATGCGGGTCACATAGTTGAGTTCGATCCGCAACAAGCGCCCCGGCCACCGCAGCTTATCTCCCGGCTTCAGCCCACCCGTTCCCGCCTCGCGCTGCGTGCCTGTCAGGTCCGCGTGAAACCCTGCGCTCGTTGCGAGCCGGTAGCATCGCTCTACCGGTGCATCCACCCAGATCGACAGTTGAATCGTCTTCATAGCCCCTACCCATCCGGAACCGAGGTGCTGTCAAAGATCCATCAAAACCAATCCATTAGGCAAGCAAAAGAACTTTTCCTATCCCGCCATTCTCCGCGGCGGCCTGCGCGCTCGCAGCCTCGCTCAGCGGAACCCTGCGGCCAATCGGGAGCGCCAACCGCCCAGCCGCAACCGCCTCGGCCACCGCCAGCATCGAAGCAGGGTCCGGCGCTGAAGAAACCATCTCAACCTTCACCGTCGGGTAAAGCTTCGCGTTCTCCGGAGGCCCGACGACGGTCGCAAACACCCCGCCCGGCCTCACCTTTCCAAGCATACTCTCTGCAACTTGGCCTCCAACCGTATCGGCCACAGCATCGACTATCCCCAGCCGCCGCATGTCGGCCTCGTCATCCAGCGCCAGGACCTCATCGGCTCCCAGCAACGCAGCCTCTCTGGCCCGCGCCCCGCGGACCGCGGCAATCACCGCAGCCCCGGCCTGCTTCGCGTAAAACACCGCAACGCGGCCCACGTATCCCAGCGCCCCGGTCACTACCAGCCTCTGGCCAGCCTGAACCTTCGCTCCCCGCGAGATAATCTGCTCGCCCGTATTGCTGATGACCGCCAGAGCAGCGGCGTCCACCAGGTCCAGATTCGCCGGAGCCTTCGCCACACCCTCGATACCGGCGGCAATCAGCTCCGCGTAGCACGCGCCTGCACGGCCAAAGACCTTGTCCCCGACAGCGAACCCCGTCACTCCCGGCCCCACAGCGCTCACCACGCCGGAGAAGTCATAGCCCAGAATCACCGGAAACTCCAGCGGCATAAACGCCTTCATGGCTCCGCTGCGCAGCTTGTAATCAATAGGATTGATGCCCGCGGCAGCGGTCTGCACGAGCACCTGCCCCGCCCCCGCCACCGGATCGGCCCACTCCTCCAACTTCAGTTTTTCCGGACCACCATACTCCCGCAGAACAACAGCCTTCAAAGTTGCACCTCAGTTTTCTAGATGCTAAGTCAGATGCGGAAAGCCGCAGATCCGCCACCCGCCACACAGAAAAATTCAAGAAGCAGCTCTCTCCCACGCCTGCGTTTGCCAAAACGTCTTGACAAAGCAAAGTCTATATATATAGATTTCTGACCGTGGCACACACGATTCGCTTATCGGCTCAGACTAGAATCTTGTTGTCCGCACTTTTGGAGCGCGCCAGCCAATGGCGTTATGGGTACGACCTGAGCAGAGAAACCGGCTTGAAAGCCGGAACCCTATACCCCATCCTCATGCGTCTCAGCGATGCCGAGTGGCTGGAGACGCGATGGGAGGAATCGAGCGTACCCGGCCGGCCGCCCCGGCATATGTATCGCCTGACACAGGACGGTCGATCGGGGGCCCGCGCCGCAACGAAAGACGCGTCCGTGCCTGCACGTCTGACGCGTCCGATCTGCAACGAGGTCTGACGACGTGCCCGAGACTCTTCTCACACGGATACGCACAAAAGCTCAGTCGTGGTTGAAGCGGGCCATGAATGCGCTTCCGAAGGAACAGCGGGAGTGGGGACGTGCAGTGGTCTCGGAGCTCGACGGAATAAGTGGCTTTTGGCCACGCTTGGAATGGATCGTAGGAGGGATGACGGCTATGTCGAACGCAACCCTACGCAACATAGTGACTGGTGCCTGGCGCAAACATCCTGGCCAGGAACCGCCTTACACAACAGCAGTGGGGATTGGATTCATTCTGCTGTTGATACCTTTCTATTTTGTTTGCGCATGCCTGCTCAATCAGTGGGGCATCGGTTGGTTCTTTACGCCAATCGAGCATTGGCTCTCACGCCCCGGACAGGCCGCAGCATTCAACATCATCTCGCCCATCGTGCTGCTGGGCACACTGGCTTCCTGTGTCCTGTTGAATCTGGCGGCCTTGGTAAGCGTCGGCCGGGAGGAAGAGGCGGGTGAGCGGATCAGGGTAGTTAAGCTGAGGGTGAGATCCTGGAACCTGGCTGCAATTGGACTCGGCCTCGTGCTCACAGGACTCCTGCTAGGGTACGCGTTTATTGAGAACTTCGGAGCCAGCGGCCATCTGGGATGATGGAGTCCAACAGCTGCGGTTAGCAAGAACCTGGCCTTACTCCTTCGCGCACACTTGCGGCTCTTTTCCCTCACCCAGATACCGCGTCCACTCCCCGTTCTCGGCGACCTGCCGCAGCAGCGTCTGCCTGTCCCGAAGCATCTCCGTAATGCGAGGCACAAAATATTGGCGGCCCACCCACCGTCCCAGCCGACCCAGCGGTAGCGAGAACCGCACCGACTCGGTCATGAGGACCTGCCCACTGATCTCCGTGAAGTGATGTTCATGCTGAAACCGCTTGAAGCGGCCCCGCGTCATCGTCGCCAGCAGCAGAGTCAGCGGCTCATAGCGCGTGATGACGCTCTCGTGCACCACCGGCAGCCCGAACTTCCACCCAACCCACACGATGCGATCGCCCTCCACGACCTGGCCCGAGCTGCGCGTCGAGCTGGAATCAAGAATGCGCAGCCGCACCGTCCGACGTACCAGCTCAAGATCGGCCGCCAGCAGAAAACACCGCTCCAGCGGAGCCCTGATATGAACACAATCCCGCACAACAAACACGCGGCGGCAATCCCCCTTGCTTTCACGAAGGACACATCTCTACTCTTCTGTTGCCCCACTCTCGCACACAAGCGGCAGGATTTGCTATCTAAATTTCAGCCTCGAAAACTGCCTTGCTTAAGGGCGCGGCTTTAGCCGCTGAGGTACGTTTCGATTACTGAAGGTAGCGCCGCCACCGATCCGACTCCGCAACTTGTTTGATCATTGCATTTCGCTCAACAAGAAAGTCGTGCATGTAATTCCGCAAAACCAACCACTCCGCCAATCTTCCGAGCAAGCCCAAAGGAGCCGCAAACTCCAGCACATCCCGCATCACTGTCTCGCCATCCGACTCAGCAAAGTGATGCTCATGACGAAAGCTCCTAAAGATTCCCGCCGTCATCTCGTCACAGAAGAATGACGGAGGCTCATAGCTCACAATTTTGCTCGTGTGACGCACCCGAAGACCAAAGTGCCGCCCCTCCCACGTCACCGACTCACCCGCGCCAATCAGCCCATGCGTCACTCCAGCAATAGCGCGTTCCCGTGTTCGTGCCGTAGTGTTCATGACCAGATCGATATTTAGCGAGAGCAGAAAGCACCGCAGCGCAGGCGCAGCGATCCGCGTCTCCAGCCGGATCGTCTGCATCGCTACAGCGCCACTCCACGGCTCTCAACCAATCCCTTAGCCCGCTCCAAAAACGCTGTCAGCGCCACACTCCCCTCATCTCCCTTACCCCGAGTCCTCACGCTCACCGCCTCGCTCGCCGCTTCCTTGTCCCCCATCACCAGCACGAACGGAACCTTCTGCAGCGTGAACTCGCGAATCTTCGCATTCATCTTCTCGTTGCGGGCATCGAGCTCCACGCGCAAGCCAGCAGCCTCAAGCTGCTTCTTAACCCGCGAAGCATACTCAAGGTGCTTCTCCGAGATCGGCACCAGCCCCACCTGCACCGGAGCCAGCCACAGCGGAAACGCCCCCGCGTAATGTTCAATCAGCACGCCAAAAAATCTCTCCACGCTGCCGAACAGCGCGCGATGCACCATCACCGGCTGATGCCTCTCGCCGTCCTCGCCCGTGTACTCCAGCTCGAACCGCGCCGGCAGATTGAAGTCGAACTGCACCGTCGAGAGCTGCCATAGCCGCCCCAGCACATCCACCAGCTTGATGTCGATCTTCGGCCCGTAGAACGCAGCCTCGCCCGGAATCTCCTTATACGGAATCCCCTTCGCCGTCAGCACCTTCTTCAGCGACCCCGCCGCAAACTCCCAGTTCTCATCCGAGCCCACATAGCTCTTTCTTTCCTTCGGGTCCCACGTCGAAAGCTCGATCTTGAACTCAGCGAACCCGAAGGTCTTCAACACGCTCTCGGCAAACTCCACACAATCCGCGATCTCGCCTTCAATCTGCTCCGGCGTGCAGAAGATATGCGCGTCGTCCTGCGTAAAGCCGCGCACGCGCAGCAGTCCGTGCATCGTGCCCGACCGCTCATAGCGGTACACATTCCCCAGCTCCGCATACCTAGCCGGCAGGTCGCGATAGCTCTTCGGCGAGTTCTTATAAATAAGGATGTGGCCCGGGCAGTTCATCGGCTTCAGCCTGTACTCCGCGTCGTCCAGCTCCATCGGCGGATACATATTCTGCGAGTAGAACCCCTCATGCCCCGAGATCTTCCACAGCTCGCGACGCATGATGTGCGGCGTGAAGACCATCTCGTAGCCGCGCCGGATGCACTCATCGCGCATCCAGTCCTCCATCGTCTTACGGATCAGCCCGCCCTTCGGATGCCAGAAGATAAGCCCCGCTCCCGCGACCTCCTGGATGCTGAACAGATCAAGCTGCTTGCCCAGCACGCGATGGTCGCGCGCCTTGATCTCCTCCAGCCGCTTGAAGTGCGCGGCCATATCCTTGTCATTGAAGAACGCCGTGCCATACACGCGCTGCAGCTGAGGATTCTTCTCGTCGCCCAGCCAGTACGCCCCGGCGATCGACGTCACCTTGAACGCCTTCACCCTTCCCGTCGAAGGCACATGCGGCCCGCGGCAGAAGTCCGTGAAGCCGCCGTTGCGATACAGCGAGATCTCATCGCCCGGCTTCGTGAACTTCTCAATGAAGTGAACCTTCATGAACTCGCCCTGCGCCGAGTAGTCCGTCAAGCCCTTCTCGCGCGACTCCTCCACGCGCACGAACCTCTCGTCGCGCGCCACCACCTCGGCCATGCGAGCCTCAATCGCCGCGAGGTCGCTCTCGGTAAAGGGAGTCTCGCGATAAACGTCGTAGAAGAACCCCGAGTCCGTCGCCGGCCCATGCCCCAGCTTCGTCTCCGGAAACAGCTCCAGAATCGCCGTCGCCATCACATGCGCCGCCGAGTGCCTGACCACCTTCAGCGAGGCCTCGTCGGTCTCCTTCAGCAGCTCCAGCGCAACGTCCTCCGTCAGCGGAGCCGCCAGGTCCACCAGGCTCTCGCCTGACTCTGCCGCCCCATACATCGCAGCCTCCGACCCCTGCTCCTCAGCCACAGAACTGGGTGCCCCATCCTTCGCAGTCTCATCGCGAAGGGTGGGATTCGTCAGCGTCTTCACTCTCGCCACCACTACCGCAGCGGCCAGCCGCGGCGAGATGCTCATCGCAATGTCATAAGGAGTCGTCCCGCGCGCAACCTCGCGCACGGAGCCATCAGGAAGCTGAATCTTGATCTGCTGTTCACTCATAAGGGCCTATCGCTCTAAGCATATTTCCTTTGCTCTCAC
This window contains:
- a CDS encoding cellulase family glycosylhydrolase encodes the protein MSSIYSFLLHFFAVVVSAFQVSPATTVRVASHAVPGHAHVVEAAVRAPDSGYWHTSGNLILDQQNRTVRIQGINWYGLETVRQVPGGLTQQDYRAILRTIRENGFNTVRIPFSSQMVESPVVPEAISFENDHGPINMDLRGLTSLEILDRIVEEAGKLGLKVILDNHRSEAGDSAEASGLWYTAEYPEQAWIADWQRLARRYLGNSTVIGVDLRNEPHNANSGGACWGCGGERDWRLAAERGGDAVLRVNPRLIVFVEGVDAYNNDFYWWGGNLEGVRRAPVRLAVPRQLVYSAHSYGPNEYQQKWFNAETTPASLENVWDRHWAYVSREGIAPVWLGEFGTTNRTEDISGSAPGSEGQWFGALVAFLGRNPELSWSSWALNGEDANGLLSSDYSLVAANPLKMQLLAGLESPALSPRPLTPAVLRVQSQTQVAYQPAYAAPQPAYAAPQPAYGERVGGGVVRQAAYEAPAHGVANAGSPAACHVSYRNVADTGYGATGVIEIENLSGRPIAGWTLLWEYGGTQQVEEARNARFLQSGDTVEMTNTGANEVIPAGGSVAGIVVQTSYRGANRQPVKFYLNGGLCG
- a CDS encoding PEP-CTERM sorting domain-containing protein (PEP-CTERM proteins occur, often in large numbers, in the proteomes of bacteria that also encode an exosortase, a predicted intramembrane cysteine proteinase. The presence of a PEP-CTERM domain at a protein's C-terminus predicts cleavage within the sorting domain, followed by covalent anchoring to some some component of the (usually Gram-negative) cell surface. Many PEP-CTERM proteins exhibit an unusual sequence composition that includes large numbers of potential glycosylation sites. Expression of one such protein has been shown restore the ability of a bacterium to form floc, a type of biofilm.), whose product is MAYVLVLFLVSITAAKGVHASTDCEKWLTDYKNSLKHSPTVKRAAAAHRRMHRYAHRKIAALKKPTTTPAKPKVLPARHLRPRMSRSEMLKKFTLSCGDLPLDEPDGGDLEPVAMPDFIFAQDTAEPIDLAQGNDGGLLQSYPPPVFPGGVSPSYPGFPSAPPIGGSGFPPGGKTPPNVPPGGGGDQPPPGGGGGTPTPTPEPSTVVFLLTGLSGVVKVARRRRAS
- a CDS encoding SRPBCC family protein, producing MKTIQLSIWVDAPVERCYRLATSAGFHADLTGTQREAGTGGLKPGDKLRWPGRLLRIELNYVTRIEVLRPFAYFLEVLESGVFGRLEHEHHFTAVDDGTRVRDLVRFEARPELRRAVMAPLLARYLLSQLKDRNLILKQVAESDAWKRYLEPLAEKAPIPEAAPRAEVPEAPKAPEAPPVWPASTSHSTKGRKMAARRA
- a CDS encoding NADP-dependent oxidoreductase translates to MKAVVLREYGGPEKLKLEEWADPVAGAGQVLVQTAAAGINPIDYKLRSGAMKAFMPLEFPVILGYDFSGVVSAVGPGVTGFAVGDKVFGRAGACYAELIAAGIEGVAKAPANLDLVDAAALAVISNTGEQIISRGAKVQAGQRLVVTGALGYVGRVAVFYAKQAGAAVIAAVRGARAREAALLGADEVLALDDEADMRRLGIVDAVADTVGGQVAESMLGKVRPGGVFATVVGPPENAKLYPTVKVEMVSSAPDPASMLAVAEAVAAGRLALPIGRRVPLSEAASAQAAAENGGIGKVLLLA
- a CDS encoding PadR family transcriptional regulator, which gives rise to MAHTIRLSAQTRILLSALLERASQWRYGYDLSRETGLKAGTLYPILMRLSDAEWLETRWEESSVPGRPPRHMYRLTQDGRSGARAATKDASVPARLTRPICNEV
- a CDS encoding SRPBCC family protein; translated protein: MFVVRDCVHIRAPLERCFLLAADLELVRRTVRLRILDSSSTRSSGQVVEGDRIVWVGWKFGLPVVHESVITRYEPLTLLLATMTRGRFKRFQHEHHFTEISGQVLMTESVRFSLPLGRLGRWVGRQYFVPRITEMLRDRQTLLRQVAENGEWTRYLGEGKEPQVCAKE
- a CDS encoding SRPBCC family protein; this encodes MQTIRLETRIAAPALRCFLLSLNIDLVMNTTARTRERAIAGVTHGLIGAGESVTWEGRHFGLRVRHTSKIVSYEPPSFFCDEMTAGIFRSFRHEHHFAESDGETVMRDVLEFAAPLGLLGRLAEWLVLRNYMHDFLVERNAMIKQVAESDRWRRYLQ
- the thrS gene encoding threonine--tRNA ligase, which translates into the protein MSEQQIKIQLPDGSVREVARGTTPYDIAMSISPRLAAAVVVARVKTLTNPTLRDETAKDGAPSSVAEEQGSEAAMYGAAESGESLVDLAAPLTEDVALELLKETDEASLKVVRHSAAHVMATAILELFPETKLGHGPATDSGFFYDVYRETPFTESDLAAIEARMAEVVARDERFVRVEESREKGLTDYSAQGEFMKVHFIEKFTKPGDEISLYRNGGFTDFCRGPHVPSTGRVKAFKVTSIAGAYWLGDEKNPQLQRVYGTAFFNDKDMAAHFKRLEEIKARDHRVLGKQLDLFSIQEVAGAGLIFWHPKGGLIRKTMEDWMRDECIRRGYEMVFTPHIMRRELWKISGHEGFYSQNMYPPMELDDAEYRLKPMNCPGHILIYKNSPKSYRDLPARYAELGNVYRYERSGTMHGLLRVRGFTQDDAHIFCTPEQIEGEIADCVEFAESVLKTFGFAEFKIELSTWDPKERKSYVGSDENWEFAAGSLKKVLTAKGIPYKEIPGEAAFYGPKIDIKLVDVLGRLWQLSTVQFDFNLPARFELEYTGEDGERHQPVMVHRALFGSVERFFGVLIEHYAGAFPLWLAPVQVGLVPISEKHLEYASRVKKQLEAAGLRVELDARNEKMNAKIREFTLQKVPFVLVMGDKEAASEAVSVRTRGKGDEGSVALTAFLERAKGLVESRGVAL